The Patescibacteria group bacterium sequence AGGTGAGGGGATTGACTTTGTGCTCGGTAAAAAGCTGCATCTGAGCCACGCCAAGCGCCTGTTTATCGTCTTTATGTTGTTGTTGAAGCGCCTTGATTTTTGGTTGGAGTTCTTGGAGGCTCTTTTGTGCTTTGAGCTGCTGCCAAGAAATGGGCCAGAGAATTACTTTGACAAGAATAGTTAAAAGAATAATGGCGATTCCTAAATCATGAATAGGAAGAACGGAATAGAAAAAAATTAACAAATTAAAAAAGGGGTGGTAGAGAAGTGTTTCGAATAATTCCTTCATATAACTATTATAACAAGTAATCTATTCCGCCCTTACTCCATGGATTACAGCGGATAATACGAACTGCTGTTTTTGCCAGACCAACAAAACTTCCGTATTTCAATATGGCGTGTTTGCCATACTCAGAGCAGCTTGGATAATATTTACAATACCCGCTTCTGTGCAAAAAACGCAAACCTCCATGATCGGGGGACACGAGTCGCTGATAAAGTTCAATAGTGGAAACAAGTGAAAGTTGATTCATAATCAGAAGCGCC is a genomic window containing:
- the yidD gene encoding membrane protein insertion efficiency factor YidD — encoded protein: MNQLSLVSTIELYQRLVSPDHGGLRFLHRSGYCKYYPSCSEYGKHAILKYGSFVGLAKTAVRIIRCNPWSKGGIDYLL